The following proteins are co-located in the Castor canadensis chromosome 5, mCasCan1.hap1v2, whole genome shotgun sequence genome:
- the LOC141423480 gene encoding seminal vesicle secretory protein 2-like, whose translation MKSTVFFILSLLLILEKQAAVNAFHGQVKSQMADAAYDYLLTQKGQQLHGLKGSQSIKSAESFISQSKHQISDPGVRQTQTKEEYISQTQDGFCQDGGLAQQRSKIISTRHSEHRTAHGVDSQTQLRTKGMSVKARGGSFFQGPKGTKYHERQQISYRGQSKFPAEDQEQQQFVKGGQVKYGQESIEQFLQ comes from the exons ATGAAGTCCACCGTCTTCTTCATCCTTTCTCTGCTCCTCATTCTGGAGAAGCAAGCTGCTGTGAATGCATTCCATG GTCAGGTGAAAAGCCAGATGGCAGATGCAGCATATGACTATCTACTTACACAGAAAGGTCAACAGCTTCACGGACTAAAAGGCTCACAATCAATTAAATCTGCAGAAAGTTTTATCTCACAAAGTAAACACCAGATATCTGATCCTGGCGTGAGGCAAACACAAACTAAAGAAGAATATATATCTCAAACACAAGATGGATTTTGCCAAGATGGAGGTCTTGCCCAACAAAGATCCAAAATCATTTCTACTAGGCACAGTGAGCACAGAACAGCACATGGCGTGGATAGCCAGACACAACTTCGTACAAAGGGCATGTCCGTGAAAGCAAGAGGAGGCTCATTTTTCCAGGGACCAAAGGGCACAAAATATCATGAAAGGCAGCAAATCTCATATAGAGGGCAATCAAAATTTCCTGCTGAAGATCAAGAACAGCAACAATTTGTAAAGGGAGGGCAAGTCAAATATGGACAGGAGTCTATAGAACAATTCCTTCAGTGA